A genomic segment from Pseudomonas sessilinigenes encodes:
- a CDS encoding pentapeptide repeat-containing protein: MNNNFPDPKNLQQSLVSNLGAVADIAGELRSKSSSGQLRFELGGVKLAGLDLSGTRVSYSNLKKSDLSGASLSAARWDGCFFDSANLTKANLAKGVFTSSSFVDTGLNESDLSDADLSGATITNTLLSGCKGDRLNLSKASLFTSKVAGGSFRSSTLVGAVARESRFDSTDFSGADFSDGIFTNSLFHGVNLSSIKAVGANFEKTRFTEVVLAGADLSNAFLGHADLSGADLSGVNLSNANLQGCNLAGAKLDGAQLIGANLQGADLLGASLEKTQVAGANFSGAKLDDSFKLASGLDAVDQLQAGSSKTLALRLI; this comes from the coding sequence ATGAACAACAACTTTCCTGATCCGAAAAACTTGCAGCAGTCGTTGGTTTCTAATCTGGGAGCAGTCGCTGATATTGCAGGCGAACTGCGCAGTAAGAGCAGCTCTGGGCAACTCCGATTCGAACTTGGAGGTGTCAAACTAGCGGGTCTTGATCTGTCCGGCACCCGAGTGTCGTATTCCAACTTGAAAAAGAGTGACTTGTCCGGCGCCTCCCTGAGTGCTGCTCGCTGGGACGGCTGCTTCTTTGACTCGGCCAACCTGACGAAGGCGAACCTGGCGAAAGGGGTGTTCACCAGCTCAAGTTTTGTCGACACCGGACTGAACGAAAGCGACCTGTCTGATGCCGACCTGAGCGGCGCGACCATCACCAACACCCTGTTGTCAGGGTGCAAGGGCGACAGGCTGAATCTGAGCAAGGCCAGCCTGTTCACTTCGAAGGTCGCCGGTGGTTCTTTCCGTTCCTCGACCCTGGTAGGGGCCGTGGCTCGTGAATCGCGATTCGACTCGACGGATTTCTCGGGAGCCGATTTCTCGGACGGCATTTTCACCAACTCGCTATTCCATGGCGTCAACCTGTCCAGCATCAAGGCGGTGGGTGCGAACTTCGAGAAGACCCGGTTCACCGAAGTGGTCCTGGCCGGCGCCGACCTGAGCAACGCCTTCCTTGGCCACGCTGATTTGTCGGGTGCCGACCTGTCCGGGGTCAACCTGAGCAACGCCAACCTGCAGGGCTGCAACCTTGCCGGTGCCAAGCTCGATGGCGCGCAACTGATTGGCGCCAACCTGCAAGGTGCAGACCTGCTGGGTGCCAGCCTTGAAAAAACCCAGGTGGCCGGAGCCAATTTCTCCGGTGCCAAACTCGATGACTCGTTCAAGCTCGCGTCGGGCCTCGATGCCGTGGACCAGTTGCAGGCTGGCAGCTCGAAAACCCTCGCCCTGAGACTCATCTAG
- a CDS encoding non-ribosomal peptide synthetase, with protein sequence MTINAAKIFSALAKQHPERVALSSVTSDLSYGALDQWSDSLAVELRDRLGPASGTVVILSSEPAQVIAALIATMKETLVFVPLDPQTQPARLYTAIDNADPLAIMCDAAGAALIQQLGIHESVALIDIGVPRSADTPRQDTLEEDPEGPCYIYFTSGSTGEPKGILGRLKSIAHFARWEARAFDLDASVRCTQFTTPAFDAFLRDIFTPLNIGGTVCLPPDRNLMADAERLINWLDSAAVTLVHTTPAILRILLNALQNRAWRPETLKRICVAGDVLLPIDVKRFFDAFGTEVELINFYGPSETTMIKLFHRVERKDAERASVPVGKPIDGCRVLVLDSRQKPCGVGMIGEIYIRTPFKSLGYYQRPDLTSEVFVSNPVSGDADDLVYRTGDLGRMLDDGELEFIGRRDRQIKINGVRVELGEIENAFRQHSSVRDVAIVERKLNEGGNELIAYLVTSPEVPEAELRRFLSERLPIAMIARHFSFLPVLPRTVTGKINYSALPEITAQVMDSAQYVAPQTPVEVTLASIWRELMQIDTPSATANFFSVGGHSLLAMQVLSRVEAAFAINIALRDFLDDPTIKGLAARIEADILTATADDDELLQLLEQL encoded by the coding sequence ATGACGATCAACGCTGCGAAAATCTTTTCCGCACTTGCCAAACAGCATCCTGAGCGCGTTGCCCTGTCGAGCGTGACAAGCGACCTGAGCTATGGCGCCCTGGATCAATGGTCCGATAGCCTGGCAGTGGAGTTGCGAGACCGCCTGGGCCCGGCGAGCGGTACCGTGGTCATCCTGTCCTCGGAGCCCGCGCAGGTGATCGCGGCACTCATAGCGACGATGAAAGAGACCCTGGTCTTCGTCCCCCTGGACCCACAGACACAACCGGCCCGGCTCTACACGGCCATCGACAACGCAGACCCCCTCGCCATTATGTGCGACGCCGCTGGCGCGGCCCTTATCCAGCAGTTGGGTATCCACGAGTCCGTCGCGCTCATCGACATCGGGGTTCCTCGTAGCGCCGATACCCCGCGCCAGGACACGCTCGAGGAGGACCCCGAGGGCCCCTGCTACATCTACTTCACCTCCGGCTCCACCGGTGAACCCAAAGGCATCCTGGGGCGCTTGAAAAGCATCGCGCACTTTGCCAGATGGGAAGCCCGGGCATTCGACCTGGATGCATCCGTGCGCTGCACCCAGTTCACCACGCCCGCGTTCGATGCCTTCTTGCGTGACATCTTCACGCCGTTGAACATCGGCGGAACGGTCTGCCTGCCACCGGACCGCAACCTGATGGCCGACGCAGAGCGACTGATCAACTGGCTGGACAGCGCCGCAGTGACGCTGGTGCATACCACTCCTGCGATCTTGCGCATCCTGCTCAATGCCTTGCAGAACCGTGCGTGGCGCCCTGAGACACTGAAGCGGATCTGTGTCGCAGGCGACGTATTGCTGCCTATCGATGTCAAGCGGTTCTTCGACGCCTTCGGTACTGAGGTCGAGCTGATCAATTTCTATGGCCCATCCGAAACCACGATGATCAAGCTGTTTCATCGTGTTGAACGCAAAGACGCAGAGCGGGCCAGTGTTCCGGTGGGCAAGCCGATCGACGGTTGCCGGGTGCTGGTCCTCGACAGCCGGCAAAAACCCTGTGGGGTCGGCATGATCGGCGAGATCTACATTCGCACGCCGTTCAAGAGCCTGGGTTACTACCAGCGACCCGACCTGACATCGGAAGTCTTCGTCAGCAACCCGGTGAGCGGCGATGCCGACGACCTGGTCTATCGCACCGGGGACCTGGGACGGATGCTCGACGATGGCGAACTCGAATTCATTGGCCGTCGCGACCGGCAGATCAAGATCAATGGGGTTCGCGTCGAACTGGGAGAAATCGAGAACGCCTTCCGCCAGCACTCCAGCGTCAGGGACGTTGCCATCGTCGAGCGCAAGCTGAACGAGGGCGGCAACGAACTCATCGCCTATCTGGTCACCAGCCCGGAGGTACCCGAAGCCGAGCTGCGCCGCTTCCTGAGCGAGCGCTTGCCGATCGCGATGATCGCCAGGCACTTCAGTTTTCTTCCGGTACTGCCGCGCACCGTGACCGGCAAGATCAACTACAGCGCCTTGCCCGAGATCACTGCACAGGTCATGGACAGCGCCCAATACGTAGCGCCACAGACCCCGGTTGAAGTCACGCTGGCGTCGATCTGGCGCGAGCTGATGCAGATCGATACGCCAAGCGCCACCGCCAACTTCTTTTCCGTGGGTGGGCACTCGCTTCTCGCCATGCAAGTGCTGTCGCGGGTAGAGGCCGCCTTCGCCATCAACATTGCACTACGCGACTTCCTCGACGACCCGACCATCAAGGGCCTGGCCGCCAGGATCGAAGCCGACATCCTCACGGCGACGGCCGACGATGACGAACTGTTGCAACTGTTGGAGCAACTATGA
- a CDS encoding 7-cyano-7-deazaguanine synthase — MKGPAQDPAQQALSQAELNTLEQLVLSCGLVSDVAMAHSPRSVTASRCSRCAISTQVTGIRLDHEGVCSECRRYDRYKERLDLYFSDRATLQGIVDANRPHKRSDIDCMLLFSGGKDSTYVLHQLVDMQLKVMTYTFDNGFISRQAFDNIARITSDLNIEHVTGTHAQMREVFRESLQRHSTVCKGCFKALLDHSLVLADQRGINLIFTGMSRGQIVEERLRFFHDRNIFDPQVIDAKLAEGRKIYHQVERYAGLDGRAFYDDSIFQRTQLIDFYRYSDAQKKDIYDYLRNSQAGWQEPTDTGFCSSNCLINDVGVAVHGLEKGFSNYEIPTAWEVRLGHLDRESAIAELAGVSDDERVTKILKSIDYLPTPAQDAPAEVEVFAVLNKGASMADLDRAVRARWPRQDVQPKLIRVALIQRDDQGRPIAEALAPQMLPIEILPTKRQCELSPAQRQLLQTAGDPREGWLTRVICSREPLDQNLFRRALFQVLTLHPSLRLQLSRTDTGIEGHVAPIPSNLPLIWADLSSKSREQRQALQARLPEALLSKVGDGLDQPLLLFAVASPNAQGHSTIAIAMQRLVMDEASWSILLHHLEWFYRLIATDTQPRLPMPRSTDLPEPELPPWAGLGAGSAARPTRQLLHVDESDGLALAQAIAKALAPSPVSLLRSLRQGDDQRIGHVTGQEQRWRGDDPQVVIVLEEQVLGTDTLFQEQRQMSGLAIAGDRSWLSIRRTSSGLHLCWSMDDSHPQDVLLNDVIQALCSPEPESRGDIEQAMRG; from the coding sequence ATGAAAGGTCCAGCCCAAGATCCGGCGCAACAGGCGCTCAGCCAGGCCGAGCTGAATACTCTGGAACAGCTTGTCCTGTCCTGCGGATTGGTGAGCGACGTGGCGATGGCCCACTCGCCGCGCTCCGTGACCGCCAGTCGTTGCAGCCGTTGCGCCATCTCGACGCAAGTCACGGGAATCCGCCTGGACCATGAGGGTGTCTGTAGCGAGTGCCGTCGTTACGACCGCTATAAAGAGCGCCTGGACCTGTACTTCAGCGACCGTGCCACGCTACAGGGGATCGTCGACGCCAATCGCCCGCACAAGCGTTCCGATATCGACTGCATGCTGCTGTTCAGTGGCGGCAAGGACTCGACTTATGTTCTCCACCAGCTGGTGGACATGCAGCTCAAGGTGATGACCTACACCTTCGACAACGGCTTCATCTCGCGCCAGGCGTTCGACAATATCGCCCGCATTACCAGCGACCTGAACATCGAGCATGTCACCGGCACTCATGCGCAGATGCGCGAAGTGTTCCGCGAAAGCCTGCAACGCCATAGCACCGTCTGCAAAGGCTGCTTCAAGGCGCTTCTGGATCACAGCCTGGTGCTGGCCGACCAGCGTGGCATCAACCTCATCTTCACCGGGATGTCCCGTGGCCAGATCGTCGAGGAGCGCCTCAGGTTCTTCCATGACCGGAATATCTTCGACCCGCAAGTCATCGACGCCAAGCTCGCCGAGGGTCGCAAGATCTACCACCAGGTCGAACGCTATGCCGGTCTCGACGGCAGGGCCTTCTATGACGACTCGATTTTCCAACGAACCCAGCTGATCGACTTCTATCGCTACAGCGATGCGCAAAAAAAGGACATCTACGATTACCTGAGGAACAGCCAGGCTGGATGGCAAGAGCCGACGGATACCGGGTTCTGCTCATCCAACTGCTTGATAAATGATGTCGGGGTTGCCGTCCACGGGCTGGAAAAAGGCTTCTCGAACTACGAGATACCCACTGCCTGGGAAGTGCGCCTTGGCCACCTGGACCGAGAGAGCGCGATAGCCGAGCTGGCCGGCGTCTCCGATGATGAACGGGTCACGAAGATCCTGAAGTCCATCGACTACCTGCCGACCCCGGCGCAGGACGCCCCCGCCGAGGTCGAGGTGTTCGCCGTACTGAACAAGGGCGCCAGCATGGCGGACCTGGATCGCGCCGTCAGGGCCCGGTGGCCACGCCAGGATGTGCAACCCAAGCTGATCAGGGTTGCCCTCATCCAGCGTGACGACCAAGGCAGGCCCATTGCCGAGGCGCTGGCGCCACAGATGCTCCCCATCGAGATACTCCCGACCAAGCGTCAATGCGAACTCTCCCCAGCCCAACGGCAGTTGCTGCAAACCGCGGGCGACCCGCGTGAAGGCTGGCTGACACGAGTGATCTGCAGCCGCGAACCCCTGGATCAGAACCTGTTTCGCAGGGCACTGTTCCAAGTGTTGACACTGCATCCCTCGCTGCGCCTGCAGTTAAGTCGAACCGACACCGGCATCGAGGGCCATGTCGCGCCCATCCCCAGCAACCTGCCGTTGATCTGGGCCGACCTGTCGAGCAAATCCCGGGAACAACGCCAAGCGCTGCAGGCCCGGTTGCCAGAGGCCTTGCTGTCGAAGGTAGGCGACGGGCTCGATCAGCCATTGCTGCTGTTCGCCGTAGCCTCCCCCAACGCCCAGGGACACAGCACGATCGCCATCGCCATGCAGCGCCTGGTCATGGATGAAGCCTCCTGGTCGATCCTGCTCCATCACCTGGAATGGTTCTATCGCCTGATCGCCACCGATACCCAGCCCAGGTTGCCAATGCCACGCTCCACCGATTTGCCCGAACCCGAGTTGCCCCCATGGGCAGGTCTCGGGGCAGGATCCGCTGCGCGGCCCACCCGGCAACTACTGCACGTCGACGAGAGCGATGGCCTGGCCCTGGCCCAGGCGATAGCCAAGGCCCTGGCCCCCAGTCCCGTCAGCCTCTTGCGCTCACTGCGCCAGGGCGACGATCAACGCATCGGCCACGTGACTGGCCAGGAGCAGCGTTGGCGAGGCGACGACCCGCAGGTGGTCATCGTGCTCGAAGAGCAAGTGCTCGGCACCGACACATTGTTCCAGGAGCAACGCCAGATGTCCGGCCTGGCCATCGCGGGCGACAGGAGCTGGTTGTCGATCCGCCGCACGAGCAGTGGCTTGCACCTGTGCTGGAGCATGGACGATAGCCATCCGCAGGATGTCTTGCTCAATGATGTCATCCAGGCTCTATGCTCCCCGGAACCTGAGTCCCGGGGAGACATTGAACAGGCTATGAGGGGCTAG
- a CDS encoding penicillin acylase family protein, translating into MGPFNSLLAAVCLLLLFSPFAHASPAQDPIPITWDIWGVPHIEARTEEQLAYAVGWAQMRANANTVLSLMARARGRLAETPGTLGVEKALAQDIWVRQMGVAQTASLWLTQQRDTERAVLESFARGINDFAANHPEQIDAPLRSVLPIRAVDVLARLAHVLLYEFATSPGMIAADTQAWASGAVPAVAEVQNRGSNAIAIAPGKSAGKALLLSNPHLPWSELVRWFEYESITPDNRFYGVSFLGLPMHVIGFSQALGWTHTVNPMHSYYLYELALQGDGYLLDGKRTAFSTRVETVRVRLPSGQFEEKRIEVRDSLFGPVIARDKQRALALWVTGKDAAHTVSQYREMARAQNLDEFNQSLAQQQIAVFSIIYADRNGQIAYYFGGRNPSAQYPIPRASLLLDGRKSNQLWTAVLPLDKLPQITTPQSGWLQNANDPPWTATLPNTLVPSHYPKGLVNSQFVNLRAQRIIEYLKPARSTDFNALVNLKLDTGSELATRTLDDLIAAGRRSTDSESQVGAQILARWDRAMNAGSRGAPLFQQWVKMMPGDDSIFTVPFNPQDPLAGPRGLAEPAKAAATLADAVRQLRKTGASPDIAWGELYKLPGARLRPGNGGPDPLGLIRATYFDDSPSPLEHIANGGDGFTAIVQFDTPPHARGLLAYGNFTEPSPQGVRNQMQLYADKHLRTLLQLPLSRDDITLSERLPYSPARLVRGADLTNPPVPTTTER; encoded by the coding sequence ATGGGTCCATTCAACAGCCTGCTCGCCGCAGTTTGCCTGCTCCTGTTATTTTCCCCCTTCGCACATGCCAGCCCTGCCCAAGACCCGATCCCGATCACCTGGGACATCTGGGGCGTTCCCCATATAGAAGCCCGCACCGAGGAGCAACTGGCCTATGCCGTGGGCTGGGCGCAAATGCGCGCCAACGCCAATACAGTGCTCAGCCTCATGGCCCGCGCACGTGGGCGCCTGGCCGAAACCCCCGGAACACTGGGCGTCGAAAAGGCCCTGGCGCAAGACATCTGGGTACGGCAGATGGGGGTCGCACAAACCGCCAGCCTTTGGCTGACACAACAGCGGGACACAGAACGCGCGGTCCTGGAGTCTTTTGCCAGGGGCATCAACGATTTTGCAGCCAATCATCCTGAGCAAATCGACGCACCGTTACGCAGCGTGCTGCCGATCCGGGCCGTTGACGTCCTGGCACGCCTGGCCCATGTGCTGTTATACGAATTTGCCACCTCCCCGGGCATGATCGCTGCCGATACCCAGGCATGGGCCAGTGGTGCTGTACCGGCTGTGGCCGAGGTGCAGAACCGCGGTTCCAACGCCATAGCCATTGCGCCAGGCAAATCCGCCGGGAAGGCCCTGTTGTTGAGCAACCCGCACCTGCCCTGGTCCGAACTGGTGCGCTGGTTCGAATACGAATCCATCACCCCTGACAATCGCTTCTACGGGGTGAGTTTTCTTGGCCTGCCCATGCATGTGATAGGTTTCAGCCAGGCGCTGGGCTGGACCCACACCGTCAACCCCATGCACAGCTACTACCTCTATGAACTCGCGCTGCAAGGCGATGGCTACCTGCTCGATGGCAAGCGCACCGCCTTCTCGACCCGCGTCGAAACCGTGCGCGTACGCCTGCCCTCCGGGCAGTTCGAAGAAAAACGCATAGAGGTCCGCGACAGCCTTTTCGGCCCGGTGATCGCCCGGGACAAGCAACGCGCGCTGGCACTCTGGGTAACTGGGAAAGACGCTGCACATACCGTGTCCCAGTACCGAGAGATGGCACGCGCGCAGAACCTCGACGAGTTCAACCAATCGCTGGCGCAGCAGCAGATTGCGGTCTTTTCCATCATCTATGCCGATCGCAATGGGCAGATCGCCTATTACTTCGGTGGCCGCAACCCTTCTGCCCAGTACCCGATCCCCAGGGCATCGCTCTTGCTGGATGGGCGAAAAAGCAACCAGCTGTGGACCGCAGTCCTGCCCCTGGACAAGCTGCCGCAGATCACCACCCCCCAAAGCGGATGGCTGCAGAACGCCAACGACCCACCCTGGACGGCCACCCTGCCCAATACCCTGGTTCCAAGCCATTACCCGAAGGGGTTGGTCAACAGCCAGTTCGTCAACCTGCGGGCACAACGCATCATCGAGTACCTCAAGCCTGCACGATCGACTGACTTCAACGCCTTGGTGAACCTCAAGCTCGATACCGGCTCCGAGCTGGCCACACGCACCCTCGATGACCTGATTGCAGCAGGACGGCGTTCCACGGACTCCGAGAGCCAGGTAGGCGCGCAGATCCTCGCTCGCTGGGACCGCGCGATGAATGCCGGCAGCCGTGGCGCGCCGCTGTTTCAGCAATGGGTGAAAATGATGCCGGGCGATGACAGCATATTTACCGTGCCCTTCAATCCTCAGGACCCTCTGGCCGGCCCTCGCGGCCTGGCCGAACCGGCAAAAGCCGCAGCGACACTCGCCGATGCCGTCCGCCAGCTGCGCAAGACCGGGGCCTCCCCGGACATTGCCTGGGGCGAACTCTACAAGTTACCTGGCGCTCGACTGCGACCCGGCAACGGCGGGCCCGATCCGCTGGGACTGATCCGGGCCACCTATTTCGACGACTCCCCTTCCCCCCTCGAACACATTGCCAACGGTGGCGATGGCTTCACCGCCATCGTGCAATTCGATACCCCGCCCCATGCCCGAGGGCTGCTGGCTTATGGCAACTTCACCGAGCCCTCGCCGCAAGGAGTGCGCAACCAGATGCAACTCTATGCCGACAAGCATCTGCGAACGCTATTGCAACTGCCGCTGTCACGCGACGACATCACGCTCAGCGAAAGACTCCCATACTCGCCAGCCCGCCTAGTGCGTGGCGCGGACCTCACGAATCCCCCTGTGCCGACCACGACTGAGAGGTAA